Proteins found in one Lycium ferocissimum isolate CSIRO_LF1 chromosome 6, AGI_CSIRO_Lferr_CH_V1, whole genome shotgun sequence genomic segment:
- the LOC132059020 gene encoding LOW QUALITY PROTEIN: peroxidase 17-like (The sequence of the model RefSeq protein was modified relative to this genomic sequence to represent the inferred CDS: inserted 2 bases in 1 codon), whose protein sequence is MAYTLLFFFLFLQSLDLASMAATLRPNYYSETCPQAEFIVKDEMKKAMKKEPRSVASVMRLQFHDCFVNGCDASLLLDDTPNMLGEKLALSNINSLRSYEVVDEVKXGFGESLPGVVSCADLLIMAARDAVVLTGGPNWEVKLGRLDSLTASQEDSNQIMPSPRSNATYLIDLFSRFNLSVQDLVALSGSHSIGKGRCFSIVFRLYNQSGSGRPDPTIEPRFREKLDKLCPRGGDGNVTGDLDATPEIFDNQYFKDLVNGRGFLNSDQTLHTNPITREYVREFSVSQEKFFKAFADGMIRMGDLQSGRPGEIRRDCRVANSRRPRVEVLFETSKRKE, encoded by the exons ATGGCTTAtacccttctttttttcttcctgtTCCTTCAAAGTTTGGATCTTGCATCGATGGCTGCTACACTTAGGCCAAATTATTACTCAGAAACTTGTCCACAAGCTGAATTTATAGTCAAAGATGAGATGAAAAAAGCAATGAAAAAAGAACCAAGAAGTGTAGCTTCAGTGATGAGATTGCAGTTTCATGATTGTTTTGTTAAT GGGTGTGATGCTTCTTTGTTGTTGGATGATACACCAAACATGCTTGGAGAAAAACTAGCTTTATCTAATATAAATTCATTGAGGTCTtatgaagttgttgatgaagttAA AGGCTTTGGAGAGAGCCTGCCTGGTGTTGTTTCTTGTGCTGATCTTTTAATCATGGCTGCTAGAGATGCTGTTGTTCTG ACTGGAGGTCCAAATTGGGAAGTGAAGTTGGGAAGGCTAGATAGTTTAACTGCAAGCCAAGAAGACTCAAACCAGATTATGCCAAGTCCAAGATCAAATGCAACATACCTCATTGATCTTTTCAGTAGATTTAATCTTTCTGTCCAAGATCTTGTAGCCCTTTCTGGTTCTCATTCCATTGGCAAAGGAAGGTGTTTTTCTATTGTGTTTAGGCTGTATAATCAGTCTGGTTCGGGCCGGCCTGATCCGACCATTGAACCAAGATTCAGAGAGAAGTTGGACAAGTTATGTCCACGCGGTGGAGATGGGAATGTAACAGGAGATTTGGATGCAACACCTGAAATATTTGACAATCAGTATTTCAAAGACTTGGTGAATGGAAGAGGGTTCTTGAATTCTGATCAAACACTTCATACTAACCCTATTACAAGGGAATATGTTAGAGAGTTTAGTGTAAGTCAAGAAAAATTCTTTAAGGCCTTTGCTGATGGGATGATAAGGATGGGTGACCTGCAATCAGGCCGGCCTGGTGAGATTAGACGGGATTGCAGAGTGGCTAATAGCCGTAGGCCGCGTGTTGAAGTCTTGTTTGAGACTTCAAAGAGAAAAGAGTAA